A genomic stretch from Zeimonas sediminis includes:
- a CDS encoding TetR/AcrR family transcriptional regulator: MRAPGRRLSSSAALTDMASGAQRNGEASNGADRAPGGAGGSAGPGGPAAAPVRRRLPKAERYEAILAAAQQTFASVGYEAATIAEVAERVGVVEGNIYRYFRSKRELLTRVVSDWYEKTIAELERECAAIGSVRSRLRFLISSHLRALRDDPGLMRLIIRELRTDDQEYQAVIGDLNRRYSAFLRRTIEEGVAKGELRRDTPVRLVRDMIFGCIEHHAWRYLSGEGELDVETLADQILAVVLGGVGVRADEGEDERLRRFDAALGRLERVVEPAVPGKRRKA, from the coding sequence ATGCGTGCGCCTGGACGGCGCCTTTCGTCTTCCGCCGCGCTGACCGACATGGCAAGCGGCGCGCAACGAAACGGCGAGGCAAGCAACGGCGCGGATCGCGCGCCGGGTGGGGCGGGCGGATCGGCCGGGCCGGGCGGGCCGGCCGCGGCCCCGGTCCGGCGGCGCCTGCCGAAGGCCGAGCGCTACGAGGCGATCCTCGCCGCAGCGCAGCAGACCTTCGCGAGCGTCGGCTACGAGGCGGCGACGATCGCCGAGGTGGCCGAGCGTGTGGGCGTCGTCGAGGGCAACATCTATCGGTACTTCCGGTCCAAGCGCGAGCTGCTGACGCGCGTGGTCTCGGACTGGTACGAGAAGACGATCGCCGAACTCGAGCGCGAGTGCGCGGCGATCGGCTCGGTGCGCAGCCGGCTGCGCTTCCTGATCTCGTCGCACCTGCGGGCGCTGCGCGACGACCCCGGCCTGATGCGGCTGATCATCCGCGAACTGCGGACCGACGACCAGGAGTACCAGGCGGTCATCGGCGACCTGAACCGGCGCTACTCGGCATTCCTGCGCAGGACGATCGAGGAAGGGGTCGCCAAGGGCGAGCTCAGGCGGGACACGCCGGTCCGGCTGGTCCGCGACATGATCTTCGGGTGCATCGAGCACCATGCCTGGCGCTACCTGTCGGGGGAAGGGGAGCTCGACGTCGAGACGCTGGCCGACCAGATTCTCGCCGTGGTGCTCGGCGGCGTGGGTGTCCGGGCGGACGAGGGCGAGGACGAGCGACTGCGCCGCTTCGACGCCGCGCTGGGCAGGCTGGAGCGGGTGGTCGAGCCGGCGGTGCCAGGAAAGCGCCGGAAGGCCTGA
- a CDS encoding SDR family oxidoreductase — MNLAGKVVVLSGGASGLGRGTARYMVREKGARVVVLDRNAAGGRELVDELGDGSCRFHETDVTDEAAVAAAIDAGAAAFGAIHACLNFAGVVSPMRILDKEGRASNGARFRATVLVNLVGSFNVMAHCVEWMARNEPDADNERGVVVNVASGAAFDGQVGQSAYASSKAGVVGLALPAARELAELGIRVNTIAPGAFETPMIKSLPDSVLSRIASDFQFPKRFGTPDEIAGLCAFLCESGYMNGECVRLDGAFRLPPR; from the coding sequence ATGAATCTCGCGGGCAAGGTGGTGGTGCTGTCGGGGGGCGCCTCGGGCCTGGGGCGTGGCACAGCGCGCTACATGGTCCGGGAGAAGGGCGCGCGCGTCGTGGTGCTCGACAGGAACGCGGCCGGCGGTCGCGAGCTCGTCGACGAACTGGGCGATGGCTCATGCCGCTTCCACGAGACCGACGTGACCGACGAAGCGGCGGTCGCGGCCGCGATCGACGCGGGGGCCGCGGCCTTCGGCGCGATCCACGCCTGCCTGAACTTCGCCGGCGTGGTCTCGCCGATGCGCATCCTCGACAAGGAAGGCCGGGCCTCGAACGGCGCGCGCTTTCGCGCCACGGTGCTGGTCAACCTGGTGGGCAGCTTCAACGTGATGGCACACTGCGTCGAGTGGATGGCCCGGAACGAGCCCGATGCCGACAACGAGCGAGGCGTCGTTGTGAACGTCGCGTCCGGCGCCGCCTTCGATGGGCAGGTGGGGCAGTCTGCCTATGCGTCGAGCAAGGCCGGCGTGGTGGGGCTGGCATTGCCCGCCGCCAGGGAACTGGCCGAACTCGGCATCCGGGTCAATACAATCGCGCCTGGCGCATTCGAGACCCCGATGATCAAGAGCCTTCCCGACAGCGTGCTGAGCCGGATCGCTTCGGACTTCCAGTTCCCGAAGCGCTTCGGCACGCCCGACGAGATCGCGGGCCTGTGCGCCTTCCTTTGCGAGAGCGGCTACATGAACGGCGAATGCGTGCGCCTGGACGGCGCCTTTCGTCTTCCGCCGCGCTGA
- a CDS encoding thiolase family protein, which produces MEPVYIVGVGMTPFTRHLDKSVKDLAALAVGDALRDAGCDARKVQAAFYGNCAQGLIDGQHLVKAQVALLPLGLQGIPMFNVENACATASTALHLAIAYLRSGACDVALAVGTDKMFVQDKATRFAIFDAAWDVDTPEQNHRRILAMGEGVEAPPGSTSPAQYSPFMDVYASFARQYIRRFGITQRQLAAIASKNRRHAVHNERAQFRQEMSIDEVLAAPPIVYPLTLPMCSPISDGGAAAVLCTGRALDRLGLDRSRAIRVLASVVRSASARDPEDLAQHLTRLAANDAYEAAGVGPEDIDLAEVHDATAMGELMQSEDLGLCALGEGGRLAESGATAIGGRIPINPSGGLESKGHPIGATGLGQVFEIVSQLRGECGLRQVQSARLAVQENGGGIWGVEESVAHIGIYGRDR; this is translated from the coding sequence ATGGAACCCGTCTACATCGTCGGCGTCGGCATGACGCCCTTCACGCGGCACCTCGACAAGAGCGTCAAGGACCTCGCGGCGCTCGCGGTCGGCGATGCGCTGCGCGATGCCGGCTGCGATGCCCGCAAGGTCCAGGCCGCGTTCTACGGCAACTGCGCCCAGGGGCTGATCGACGGGCAGCACCTGGTCAAGGCGCAGGTGGCCCTGCTGCCGCTGGGGCTCCAGGGCATCCCGATGTTCAACGTCGAGAACGCCTGCGCCACGGCGAGCACTGCGCTTCACCTCGCGATCGCCTACCTGCGCTCGGGCGCCTGCGACGTTGCGCTGGCGGTCGGCACTGACAAGATGTTCGTGCAGGACAAGGCTACGCGCTTCGCGATCTTCGATGCCGCCTGGGACGTCGACACGCCCGAGCAGAACCACCGGCGAATCCTGGCGATGGGCGAGGGGGTCGAGGCGCCGCCGGGGTCCACCTCGCCGGCGCAGTACAGCCCCTTCATGGATGTCTATGCATCCTTCGCGCGGCAGTACATCCGGCGTTTCGGCATCACGCAGCGGCAGCTGGCGGCGATCGCCTCGAAGAACCGGCGGCATGCGGTGCACAACGAACGCGCGCAGTTCCGGCAGGAGATGAGCATCGACGAGGTGCTGGCGGCGCCGCCGATCGTGTACCCGCTGACGCTGCCGATGTGCTCGCCGATCTCGGACGGCGGCGCGGCCGCGGTGCTGTGCACGGGGCGGGCGCTGGACCGCCTGGGGCTCGACCGCAGCCGCGCGATCCGCGTGCTGGCGAGCGTGGTCCGGTCGGCCTCGGCGCGCGACCCCGAGGACTTGGCGCAGCACCTGACCCGGCTTGCGGCCAATGACGCCTACGAGGCTGCCGGTGTCGGCCCGGAGGACATCGATCTGGCCGAGGTCCACGACGCGACCGCGATGGGTGAGCTGATGCAGTCCGAGGACCTCGGTCTGTGCGCGCTCGGCGAAGGCGGCCGGCTGGCCGAAAGCGGCGCCACGGCCATCGGGGGCCGGATCCCGATCAATCCGTCGGGCGGCCTCGAGTCAAAGGGTCATCCGATCGGTGCGACCGGCCTGGGACAGGTCTTCGAGATCGTCTCGCAGCTGCGGGGCGAGTGCGGGCTGCGGCAAGTGCAATCCGCCCGGCTCGCGGTCCAGGAGAACGGCGGCGGCATCTGGGGCGTGGAGGAGTCGGTCGCGCACATCGGCATCTACGGGCGAGACCGATGA
- a CDS encoding enoyl-CoA hydratase/isomerase family protein, which yields MSEAPEVAALADAETGPAVDYSVVDRVAWLRLSRPSTLNALSRQMLDELADRLEAARADDAVRVVVLTGSGRAFSAGGDIKALSGELNGDPNGELGDEATSRGDAADGDYLDRVFRTFGILRGMPKPVIASVNGVAVGGGLEMILCCDLVVAAKGVRIGDGHSNFGIFPGGGSSVGLPRRIPLNLAKQLLFTGQLLGVEEWKALGVVNEIIAPDALHGRTQSLANELAQRSPLLLARMKRVANEANDKSFDDALRHEMLELRNHMRSYDMREGTAAFVEKRQPRFIGR from the coding sequence ATGAGCGAGGCTCCTGAGGTGGCGGCCCTCGCGGATGCTGAAACGGGGCCCGCAGTCGACTACTCGGTGGTTGACCGCGTCGCCTGGCTCAGGCTGAGCCGCCCGTCCACGCTGAACGCGCTGAGCCGGCAGATGCTCGACGAGCTGGCGGACCGGCTCGAGGCGGCGAGGGCCGATGACGCGGTCAGGGTCGTCGTGCTGACCGGTTCCGGGCGCGCGTTCAGCGCGGGCGGCGACATCAAGGCGCTGTCCGGCGAGCTGAACGGCGACCCGAATGGCGAGCTTGGTGACGAGGCCACGAGCCGCGGCGACGCCGCCGACGGGGACTACCTCGATCGCGTCTTCCGGACCTTCGGCATCCTCCGCGGTATGCCCAAGCCGGTGATCGCGAGCGTGAACGGCGTGGCGGTGGGCGGCGGACTGGAGATGATCCTGTGCTGCGATCTTGTCGTCGCGGCAAAAGGCGTGCGGATCGGTGACGGCCACTCGAACTTCGGAATCTTCCCGGGCGGCGGTTCGTCGGTGGGGCTTCCCAGGCGAATCCCGCTGAACTTGGCCAAGCAGCTGCTCTTCACGGGCCAGCTGCTCGGCGTCGAGGAGTGGAAGGCGCTCGGTGTAGTCAACGAGATCATCGCGCCGGACGCGCTCCACGGGCGAACGCAGTCGCTCGCAAACGAGCTCGCGCAGCGCAGCCCGCTGCTGCTCGCGCGCATGAAGCGGGTGGCAAACGAGGCGAACGACAAGTCCTTCGACGACGCGCTGAGGCACGAGATGCTCGAGCTGCGCAATCACATGAGGTCCTACGACATGCGGGAAGGCACGGCGGCCTTCGTCGAGAAGCGGCAACCCAGGTTCATTGGGCGCTGA
- a CDS encoding ABC transporter substrate-binding protein produces the protein MKRKTFKVAGAALAALIAGAAAAQDVGVTDSEILIGEVLMLSGPAAFIGKSAAAGSKLAAAEINAAGGINGRKLKVLYEDDGYVPARSVSAMRKLVDVDKVFAVTGTTGGSGVTAVLPVLDDAKVPTIVHVAPNPTVLNPRRPSIFMIGPDYDLAAYQSIRHAVEKMGKKGAKFGLIYQNDDYGKSVLKGYQQAMKDFGLNSVAELPYQRGAKDFSAEALRFKSAGVEVLYLGTVIAEAGGILSESRRLNAEMTVLGNWAAGLPATIRLTAPSGYDYLFNDYYAALTDPAGQKFVESAKNHLSADEVASLSRYAVSGYVAMKVMGEAISRCGKAVTRPCVIAELGKLKDFSTGGLSGPISLDNPAGHAVPALKLFQVDTKTSSVKALTDFATK, from the coding sequence ATGAAGCGCAAGACATTCAAGGTGGCGGGCGCGGCGCTGGCTGCGCTGATCGCGGGAGCGGCGGCGGCGCAGGATGTCGGGGTCACCGACAGCGAGATCCTGATCGGCGAGGTGCTGATGCTGTCCGGGCCGGCGGCCTTCATCGGCAAGTCGGCGGCGGCAGGCTCGAAGCTCGCCGCGGCCGAGATCAACGCCGCGGGCGGCATCAACGGCCGCAAGCTGAAGGTGCTGTACGAGGACGACGGCTACGTGCCGGCACGCTCGGTCTCGGCGATGCGCAAGCTGGTCGACGTCGACAAGGTGTTCGCGGTGACCGGCACCACCGGCGGCTCGGGCGTCACCGCGGTGCTGCCGGTGCTCGACGATGCCAAGGTGCCGACCATCGTGCACGTGGCGCCCAACCCCACTGTGCTGAACCCGCGCCGGCCGAGCATCTTCATGATCGGCCCCGACTACGACCTGGCGGCCTACCAGTCGATCCGCCACGCGGTCGAGAAGATGGGCAAGAAGGGCGCGAAGTTCGGGCTCATCTACCAGAACGACGACTACGGCAAGAGCGTGCTGAAGGGCTACCAGCAGGCGATGAAGGATTTCGGCCTGAACAGCGTGGCCGAGCTGCCCTACCAGCGCGGCGCCAAGGACTTCTCGGCCGAGGCTCTGCGGTTCAAGAGCGCGGGGGTGGAGGTGCTCTACCTGGGCACCGTGATCGCCGAGGCCGGCGGCATCCTGTCCGAGTCGCGCAGGTTGAACGCCGAGATGACGGTGCTCGGGAACTGGGCGGCCGGACTGCCGGCGACGATACGGCTGACCGCGCCCTCGGGCTACGACTATCTGTTCAACGACTACTACGCCGCGCTGACCGATCCGGCGGGCCAGAAGTTCGTCGAGAGCGCGAAGAACCACCTCTCGGCCGACGAAGTCGCGTCGCTCAGCCGCTACGCGGTCAGCGGCTATGTCGCGATGAAGGTGATGGGCGAGGCGATCTCGCGCTGCGGCAAGGCCGTCACCCGGCCCTGCGTGATTGCCGAGCTGGGCAAGTTGAAGGACTTCTCCACCGGGGGCCTGAGCGGTCCGATCTCGCTGGACAACCCGGCCGGCCACGCGGTGCCCGCGCTGAAGCTGTTCCAGGTCGACACGAAGACGAGCTCGGTCAAGGCGCTGACCGACTTCGCCACGAAATGA
- a CDS encoding branched-chain amino acid ABC transporter permease translates to MRSGDFKESYGQLVVLARNPVGWVYAAGAVLALSLLPVFAGGYVINLATMAGIAAIGVLGLNLLCGVAGQLSLGHAGFLALGGYAQAILVTDYGVPGWIALPLSGAIAAAASLVVGIPSLRLRGLYLALTTLAFAYIVRHLILISEDITRGSSGMPVPSLAVAGLRLDQQAHFYLLVLALLVAFTLCTLNLMRSKVGRAWKAIRDHDIAASAMGISLTRYKLLAFMVSAFYAGVAGALMALHIRYVNVDNFSLLLSVEALAMIIVGGLGRTHGAIMGAVFLSLLHEVIRIAFGYGGSALQALLTDRIYEIKEILYGVVILLFLRLEPEGLAGIWRKTKRFWVKWPLSQ, encoded by the coding sequence ATGCGAAGCGGCGACTTCAAGGAGAGCTACGGGCAGCTGGTGGTCCTGGCCCGGAACCCGGTCGGCTGGGTCTACGCCGCCGGCGCGGTGCTGGCCCTGTCGCTGCTGCCGGTGTTCGCGGGCGGCTACGTGATCAACCTGGCCACGATGGCCGGCATCGCGGCGATCGGCGTGCTGGGGCTGAACCTGCTGTGCGGCGTGGCAGGCCAGCTCTCGCTCGGCCATGCCGGCTTCCTCGCGCTCGGCGGGTACGCCCAGGCGATCCTGGTGACCGACTACGGCGTTCCGGGCTGGATCGCCCTGCCGCTGAGCGGTGCGATCGCGGCGGCCGCGAGCCTGGTCGTGGGCATTCCGTCACTGCGGTTGCGCGGGCTCTACCTGGCGCTGACGACGCTCGCCTTCGCGTACATCGTTCGTCACCTGATCCTGATCTCCGAGGACATCACCCGCGGGTCCAGCGGCATGCCGGTGCCGTCGCTCGCGGTGGCCGGGCTGCGCCTCGACCAGCAGGCGCACTTCTACCTGCTGGTGCTGGCGCTGCTGGTGGCCTTCACGCTGTGCACGCTGAACCTGATGCGTAGCAAGGTCGGGCGCGCCTGGAAGGCTATCCGCGACCACGACATCGCCGCCTCGGCGATGGGCATCAGCCTGACCCGCTACAAGCTGCTGGCCTTCATGGTCAGCGCCTTCTACGCCGGGGTGGCCGGCGCGCTGATGGCGCTGCACATCCGCTACGTGAACGTCGACAACTTCAGCCTGCTGCTGAGCGTCGAGGCCCTGGCGATGATCATCGTGGGCGGGCTCGGCCGCACGCACGGCGCGATCATGGGCGCTGTCTTTCTGTCGCTGCTGCACGAAGTCATCCGGATCGCCTTCGGCTACGGCGGCTCCGCGCTGCAGGCGCTGCTGACCGACCGGATCTACGAGATCAAGGAAATCCTGTACGGCGTGGTGATCCTGCTGTTCCTGCGGCTCGAGCCCGAGGGCCTGGCCGGGATCTGGCGAAAGACCAAGCGGTTCTGGGTGAAATGGCCCTTGTCCCAATGA
- a CDS encoding branched-chain amino acid ABC transporter permease, with protein MEYFVNLVASGLVAGSVYAMIAMGFAMIYRATGMLNFAQGELMMLVAYIAFGLASTFGANLPVLLAGVFVAAILLGLLIERVFIRPMMGEPMFSRVMVTIALAVVIRGVTILIWGQEPYAMPRLLGTELIRIGPVSFYPAQVWTLVMVAVLCVVTWVFFNRTRFGVVMRATANSESTALLMGVNVRLVSAVAWAVSACFAAAAGLAFAFMFSVEPDMSSMGLRAFPAAILGGLDSVLGGALGGLVIGVVENLAGGYLGRGLKEIAGFLLIVVVLMVRPYGLFGQRHIERV; from the coding sequence ATGGAGTACTTCGTCAACCTCGTGGCGTCGGGGCTGGTGGCGGGCTCGGTCTACGCGATGATCGCGATGGGCTTCGCGATGATCTATCGCGCCACCGGCATGCTCAACTTCGCGCAGGGCGAGCTGATGATGCTGGTGGCCTACATCGCGTTCGGCCTCGCGTCGACCTTCGGCGCGAACCTGCCCGTGCTGCTCGCCGGCGTGTTCGTGGCGGCCATCCTGCTGGGCCTGCTGATCGAGCGGGTCTTCATCCGGCCGATGATGGGCGAGCCGATGTTCTCCCGCGTGATGGTCACGATCGCACTCGCGGTCGTGATCCGCGGCGTGACGATCCTGATCTGGGGCCAGGAGCCCTACGCGATGCCGCGGCTGCTCGGCACCGAGCTGATTCGCATCGGGCCGGTGTCCTTCTACCCGGCGCAGGTCTGGACCCTGGTCATGGTCGCCGTGCTGTGCGTGGTCACCTGGGTCTTCTTCAATCGCACCCGCTTCGGCGTCGTCATGCGGGCGACCGCCAACAGCGAGAGCACCGCGCTGCTGATGGGCGTGAACGTGCGGCTGGTCTCCGCCGTGGCCTGGGCGGTGTCGGCGTGCTTCGCGGCCGCCGCGGGGCTCGCCTTCGCCTTCATGTTCAGCGTGGAGCCCGACATGTCCAGCATGGGGCTGCGCGCGTTCCCGGCGGCGATCCTCGGCGGCCTGGACTCGGTGCTGGGCGGCGCGCTCGGCGGCCTGGTGATCGGGGTGGTCGAGAACCTGGCGGGCGGCTACCTGGGGCGCGGCCTCAAGGAGATCGCCGGCTTCCTGCTGATCGTCGTCGTGCTGATGGTGCGGCCCTACGGCCTGTTCGGCCAGCGACATATCGAGCGAGTCTGA
- a CDS encoding AMP-dependent synthetase/ligase yields the protein MIGRREILRGSLAPSVRDGTATLPGLLQARASAEPGRLALRVKLRGIWRRYTWADYLENVRRFALFLKARGFQAGDRLAIVGDGCPEWFFADLAAQSLGGVTVGIYPTNPWPELQYIVRHSKSRFVVCGDQEQADKVLTALAEEGGLPDVECVVTIDCKGMQHYDDPILTSFEQAVEEGSRLDDDSGRAGFDQAVASLVPAQDAIIVYTSGTTGMPKGARIPHRAVITAARVLGEVYEFEGRELSALCYLPLCHVAERLFSTVVQLAWNGVVNFAESIDTVAHDLREIAPSYFLGVPRIWEKIEHDVRIRSSESHPVARFVFDRALRTALPIARRALDGDGRPQSLSDRITMRVLKFAVFGNLLSSLGLDRMFLAAAGGAPMPDQVTVFLRAIGLTVHQVYGMTETSGLVNVQRFDRVRLGWAGPPVPGIEQRVADDGELLVRGDMVFNGYLFDEAATAAAIEDGWLHTGDIAEQDPATGEIRIVDRKKSVIITSGGKNITPSLIENALKESPYIEEAILLGDGRHFLAALIQIDFDTVGKWAQERGIPYTNYQHLSSLDEVRELVDAHVQYVNGRFARVENVRKFVILRKQLDHDDGEVTATMKVRRAVIERKFAGEIAQIYGPAVAEA from the coding sequence ATGATCGGCCGGCGAGAGATCCTGCGGGGTTCGCTCGCGCCCTCGGTGCGCGACGGCACGGCCACGCTTCCGGGTCTGCTGCAGGCCCGGGCCAGCGCCGAGCCCGGGCGGCTCGCCCTGCGGGTCAAGCTGCGCGGGATCTGGCGGCGCTACACCTGGGCCGACTACCTGGAGAACGTGCGCCGCTTCGCGCTGTTCCTGAAGGCGCGCGGCTTCCAGGCGGGCGACCGCCTGGCGATCGTCGGCGACGGCTGCCCGGAGTGGTTCTTCGCCGACCTGGCCGCGCAGAGCCTGGGCGGCGTCACCGTGGGCATCTATCCGACCAACCCCTGGCCCGAGCTGCAGTACATCGTCCGGCACAGCAAGTCCCGCTTCGTCGTCTGCGGCGACCAGGAGCAGGCGGACAAGGTTCTCACCGCGCTGGCCGAGGAGGGCGGTCTGCCGGATGTCGAGTGCGTGGTGACGATCGACTGCAAGGGCATGCAGCACTACGACGATCCGATCCTGACGAGCTTCGAGCAGGCGGTCGAGGAGGGCAGCCGGCTCGACGACGACAGCGGCCGGGCCGGCTTCGACCAGGCAGTGGCTTCGCTGGTGCCCGCCCAGGACGCGATCATCGTCTACACCTCGGGCACCACCGGCATGCCCAAGGGGGCGCGGATTCCGCACCGCGCGGTGATCACCGCCGCGCGCGTGCTCGGAGAGGTCTACGAATTCGAGGGGCGCGAGCTTTCCGCGCTCTGCTACCTGCCCCTTTGCCACGTTGCCGAGCGGCTGTTCTCCACCGTGGTCCAGCTCGCCTGGAACGGCGTGGTCAACTTCGCCGAGTCGATCGATACGGTCGCTCACGACCTGCGCGAGATCGCGCCGAGCTACTTCCTCGGCGTGCCGAGGATCTGGGAGAAGATCGAGCACGACGTAAGGATTCGCTCGTCGGAGTCGCATCCGGTGGCGCGCTTCGTCTTCGACCGCGCCCTGCGCACCGCGCTGCCGATCGCCCGCCGGGCGCTCGACGGCGACGGACGGCCGCAGTCGCTGAGCGACCGGATCACGATGCGCGTGTTGAAGTTCGCGGTGTTCGGCAACCTGCTTTCCTCGCTGGGCCTCGATCGGATGTTCCTCGCCGCGGCGGGCGGCGCGCCGATGCCGGACCAGGTCACCGTGTTCCTGCGGGCCATCGGGCTCACCGTGCACCAGGTCTACGGCATGACCGAGACCAGCGGCCTGGTGAACGTGCAGCGCTTCGACCGGGTGCGCCTCGGCTGGGCGGGTCCGCCCGTGCCCGGCATCGAGCAGCGCGTCGCCGACGACGGCGAGCTGCTGGTGCGCGGCGACATGGTCTTCAACGGCTACCTGTTCGACGAGGCCGCCACCGCGGCGGCGATCGAGGACGGCTGGCTGCACACCGGCGACATCGCCGAGCAGGACCCGGCCACCGGCGAGATCCGGATCGTCGACCGCAAGAAGTCGGTGATCATCACCAGCGGCGGCAAGAACATCACGCCCTCGCTGATCGAGAACGCGCTGAAGGAGAGCCCGTACATCGAGGAGGCGATCCTGCTGGGCGACGGCCGGCATTTCCTCGCCGCGCTGATCCAGATCGACTTCGACACCGTGGGCAAGTGGGCCCAGGAGCGGGGCATCCCGTACACGAACTACCAGCATCTCTCGTCGCTCGACGAGGTGCGGGAGCTGGTCGATGCGCACGTGCAGTACGTCAACGGCCGCTTCGCCCGCGTGGAGAACGTGCGCAAGTTCGTGATCCTGCGCAAGCAGCTCGACCACGACGACGGCGAGGTGACCGCAACGATGAAGGTGCGGCGGGCGGTGATCGAGCGCAAGTTCGCCGGCGAGATCGCCCAGATCTACGGCCCGGCCGTGGCGGAGGCCTGA
- a CDS encoding ABC transporter ATP-binding protein, whose product MSALLEVRGVGKRFGGVEALADISLQVAQGEICSVIGPNGAGKTTLFNLVSCLLEPSSGEIVLDGRSLTGLRAHHLPALGVARTFQNLAVFKHGTVIENILTGMHGRIRTGVLSAAFFAPWTRREEISAREEAEEIVEFLEIEAIRELPVGALSYGLQKRVELGRALAMRPRLLLLDEMVSGMNQEETEDIARFILDIREQRGITVMMIEHEMGIVMDISDHVCVLNFGRKIADGSPAEVASDEQVVAAYLGKAVTA is encoded by the coding sequence ATGAGCGCGCTGCTCGAAGTACGCGGTGTCGGCAAGCGCTTCGGCGGGGTCGAGGCGCTCGCCGACATCTCGCTGCAGGTCGCGCAGGGTGAGATCTGCTCGGTCATCGGCCCCAACGGCGCAGGCAAGACGACCCTGTTCAACCTGGTGTCCTGCCTGCTCGAGCCGAGCTCCGGCGAGATCGTCCTCGACGGCCGCAGCCTGACGGGCCTGCGCGCCCACCACCTGCCCGCGCTCGGTGTCGCTCGTACCTTCCAGAACCTGGCCGTGTTCAAGCACGGCACGGTGATCGAGAACATCCTCACCGGCATGCACGGCCGCATCCGCACCGGGGTCCTCTCCGCGGCCTTCTTCGCGCCCTGGACTCGCCGAGAGGAGATCAGCGCTCGCGAGGAGGCGGAGGAGATCGTCGAGTTCCTCGAGATCGAGGCGATCCGCGAGCTGCCGGTGGGCGCGCTGTCCTATGGCCTGCAGAAGCGGGTCGAGCTCGGCCGCGCGCTGGCCATGCGGCCCCGGCTGCTGCTGCTCGACGAGATGGTCTCGGGCATGAACCAGGAGGAAACCGAGGACATCGCGCGCTTCATCCTCGACATCCGCGAGCAGCGTGGCATCACGGTGATGATGATCGAGCACGAGATGGGCATCGTCATGGACATCTCGGATCACGTCTGCGTGCTGAACTTCGGCCGCAAGATCGCCGACGGCTCGCCCGCCGAAGTGGCCAGCGACGAGCAGGTGGTGGCCGCCTATCTGGGCAAGGCGGTGACTGCATGA
- a CDS encoding ABC transporter ATP-binding protein, which produces MLEIRNLQVFYDGVVEAVRDVSLSVPQGRIVALLGSNGAGKSTVLKTLSGVLFPEKGRATGGTLSFDGQDILHCAPHEVVRRGLVHVPEGRRLFDTLTVEENLMVGGATRPAAEARRELDRVLELFPQIVPHCRRVAGYLSGGQQQMVAIGRALMASPRLLLLDEPSLGLAPQIIDTIFDSIRRLRDDSGLTVLLVEQNAALALGLADYGYIMDRGRIALDGTPDRLLANADVQEFYLGVGSGGTRRRMQEVKHYKRRKRWLS; this is translated from the coding sequence GTGCTGGAGATACGCAACCTGCAGGTGTTCTACGACGGTGTCGTCGAAGCTGTGCGCGACGTATCCCTGTCGGTGCCGCAGGGCCGCATCGTGGCCCTGCTCGGAAGCAACGGCGCCGGCAAGTCCACGGTTCTCAAGACGCTCTCCGGCGTGCTCTTCCCAGAGAAGGGGCGGGCGACCGGCGGCACGCTGAGCTTCGACGGCCAGGACATCCTGCACTGCGCGCCGCACGAGGTGGTCCGGCGCGGGCTGGTGCACGTGCCCGAGGGCCGGCGGCTCTTCGACACGCTCACCGTCGAGGAGAACCTGATGGTGGGCGGCGCCACGCGGCCCGCGGCCGAGGCCCGGCGTGAGCTCGATCGTGTCCTCGAGTTGTTTCCGCAGATCGTTCCGCATTGCAGGCGCGTCGCCGGGTATCTCTCCGGCGGCCAGCAGCAGATGGTGGCGATCGGCCGCGCGCTGATGGCCTCGCCCAGGCTGTTGCTGCTCGACGAGCCTTCGCTGGGTCTGGCGCCGCAGATCATCGACACGATCTTCGACTCGATCCGCCGCCTGCGCGACGATTCCGGGCTCACGGTGCTTCTGGTCGAGCAGAACGCGGCGCTGGCCCTTGGGCTGGCTGACTACGGCTACATCATGGATCGCGGCCGCATCGCGCTCGACGGCACGCCCGACCGCCTGCTCGCCAATGCCGACGTGCAGGAGTTCTACCTCGGCGTGGGCAGCGGCGGCACGCGCCGGCGCATGCAGGAGGTCAAGCACTACAAGCGCCGCAAGCGCTGGCTGTCATGA